A stretch of the Taeniopygia guttata chromosome 3, bTaeGut7.mat, whole genome shotgun sequence genome encodes the following:
- the MCM3 gene encoding DNA replication licensing factor MCM3, with the protein MAAPAGGLEDAELREAQRDYLDFLDDEEDQGIYQSKVRDMISDNQYRLIVNINDLRRKNEKRASRLLSNAFEELIAFQRALKDFVASVDATYAKQYEDFYIGLEGSFGSKHVSPRTLTACFLSCIVCVEGIVTKCSLVRPKVVRSVHYCPATKKTIERRYADMTSLDAFPSSSIYPTKDEENNPLETEFGLSVYKDHQTITIQEMPEKAPAGQLPRSVDVVLDDDLVDRVKPGDRIQVVGTYRCLPGKKGGYTSGTFRTILIACHVKQMSKDLRPLYSASDVAKIKRFSKSRSKDIFDQLARSLAPSIHGHEYIKKAILCMLLGGVEKILENGSRIRGDINILLIGDPSVAKSQLLRYVLSTAPRAIPTTGRGSSGVGLTAAVTTDQETGERRLEAGAMVLADRGIVCIDEFDKMSDIDRTAIHEVMEQGRVTIAKAGIQARLNSRCSVLAAANPVYGRYDQYKTPMENIGLQDSLLSRFDLLFIVLDQMDPEQDKEISDHVLRMHRYRNPNEQDGDAMPLGSAVEMLATDDPDFMQEEEQELQVYEKHDDLLHGPNRRKEKVVSMEFMRKYIHVAKMIKPVLTEEAASYIAEEYSRLRSQSQMNSDVARTSPITARTLETLIRLSTAHAKARMNKTVDMQDAEAALELVQFAYFKKVLEKEKKRRKPAEDDSETEEDQESQDKEERTTRRRKKARTEGEEGSYDPYDFSDAEEEMPQVQAHPLKTPEASGAGEGKKVELAEPRLKAFKAALLEVFKASHAQSVGLKSMMESINRDNPEPFSAAEVKVALAHMQDDNQIMVSDDIIFLI; encoded by the exons ATGGCGGCGCCGGCGGGCGGGCTGGAGGATGCGGAGCTGCGGGAGGCGCAGCGCGATTACCTCGATTTCCTGGACGATGAG GAAGACCAAGGGATTTACCAGAGCAAGGTCCGGGACATGATCAGTGACAACCAGTATCGGCTCATCGTCAACATCAACGACCTGCGGCGCAAGAACGAGAAGAGAGCCAGCAG gctcCTGAGCAATGCCTTCGAGGAGCTGATCGCCTTCCAGCGTGCCCTGAAGGATTTTGTTGCCTCTGTCGATGCCACCTACGCCAAGCAGTACGAGGACTTCTACATCGGGCTGGAGGGCAGCTTTGGCTCCAAGCACGTGTCCCCACGGACACTGACAGCCTGTTTCCTCAGCTGCATCGTCTGTGTGGAGGGCATCGTGACAAAGT GCTCTCTGGTGCGTCCGAAAGTCGTCCGCAGTGTCCATTATTGCCCAGCTACCAAGAAAACAATTGAGCGCCGATACGCAGACATGACCTCCCTGGATGCTTTCCCATCCAGCTCCATCTACCCTACAAAG GATGAAGAGAACAATCCGCTGGAGACAGAGTTTGGCCTCTCGGTCTACAAGGACCACCAGACCATCACCATCCAGGAGATGCCTGAGAAGGCCCCGGCGGGGCAGCTGCCACGCTCGGTGGATGTGGTTCTGGACGATGACCTGGTGGACAGGGTGAAGCCTGGGGACCGCATCCAGGTGGTGGGGACGTACCGCTGCCTGCCAGGGAAGAAAGGGGGCTACACTTCAGGCACTTTCAG GACTATTCTCATTGCCTGCCACGTGAAACAGATGAGCAAAGACCTCAGGCCTCTCTACTCTGCTTCAGACGTGGCCAAGATCAAGAGATTCAGCAAGAGCCGCTCCAAG GATATCTTTGACCAGCTGGCCAGATCCCTGGCTCCCAGCATCCATGGGCACGAGTACATCAAGAAGGCCATCCTCTGCATGCTGCTGGGAGGGGTGGAGAAGATCCTGGAGAACGGGAGCCGCATCCGAGGAGACATCAACATCTTGCTGATAG GAGACCCTTCTGTggccaaatcccagctgctGAGGTACGTGCTGAGCACAGCACCCCGGGCCATCCCCACCACTGGCAGGGGCTCCTCTGGTGTTGGCCTCACTGCTGCCGTCACCACGGACCAGGAGACAG gggAGCGGCGCCTGGAAGCAGGAGCCATGGTGTTGGCCGACCGGGGCATCGTGTGCATCGACGAGTTCGACAAGATGTCTGACATCGACCGCACGGCCATCCACGAGGTGATGGAGCAGGGCCGGGTCACCATCGCCAAGGCCGGCATCCAGGCCCGCCTCAACTCCCGCTGCAGCGTCCTGGCCGCCGCCAACCCTGTCTACGGCCGG TATGACCAGTACAAGACGCCCATGGAGAACATTGGCCTGCAGGACTCCCTTCTCTCCCGTTTTGACCTGCTCTTCATCGTGCTGGACCAGATGGACCCCGAGCAGGACAAGGAGATCTCGGACCACGTCCTGCGGATGCACCGCTACCGCAACCCCAACGAGCAGGATGGGGATG CCATGCCCCTGGGCAGTGCCGTGGAGATGCTGGCTACAGATGACCCTGACTtcatgcaggaggaggagcaggagctgcaggtctATGAGAAGCACGATGACCTCCTGCACGGGCCCAACCGCCGCAA GGAGAAGGTTGTCAGCATGGAGTTCATGAGGAAGTACATCCACGTGGCAAAGATGATCAAGCCCGTGCTGACCGAGGAGGCGGCGAGCTACATCGCCGAGGAGTATTCCCGCCTGCGCAGCCAGAGCCAGATGAACTCAGATGTGGCCAGG ACCTCCCCCATCACTGCCCGGACCCTGGAGACCCTGATCCGCCTCTCCACAGCCCACGCCAAGGCCAGGATGAACAAGACTGTGGATATGCAGGATGCTgaggcagctctggagctggTGCAGTTCGCCTACTTCAAAAAG gtgctggagaaggagaaaaagcgCAGGAAGCCGGCAGAGGATGACTCTGAGACTGAGGAAGATCAGGAGTCGCAGGACAAGGAGGAGCGCACAACACGGAG AAGGAAGAAGGCGCGCACGGAAGGCGAGGAGGGCTCCTACGACCCCTACGACTTCAGTGACGCTGAGGAGGAGATGCCACAGG TTCAGGCACACCCTCTGAAAACACCCGAGGCCTCAGGAGCTGGTGAAGGGAAGAAGGTGGAGTTGGCTGAGCCAAG GTTGAAAGCGTTCAAGGCTGCTctcctggaggtgttcaaagCCTCCCACGCCCAGTCCGTGGGCCTGAAGAGCATGATGGAATCCATCAACCGCGACAACCCCGAGCCCTTCTCGGCGGCCGAGGTGAAGGTGGCCCTGGCTCACATGCAGGATGACAACCAGATCATGGTGTCTGATGACATTATCTTCCTAATCTGA
- the LOC100223710 gene encoding interleukin-17F, translating to MAFTSSAGFRSLVLVLVLALTVRSSPHRKAGASARLKEGCLNQKDPKFPTTVNVDIQISNSDHAFGMVHDVRNRSLAPWDYRLDEDPNRFPRVIANARCRLSGCVSPQGQEDHGLNSVPIRQEILVLRRERRGCVPSYRLEKRIVTVGCTCVTPVIQHQS from the exons ATGGCTTTCACGAGCTCTGCTGGG TTCAGATCACTGGTTTTGGTGCTGGTTTTAGCCCTCACTGTGAGGAGCTCACCCCACAGAAAGGCTGGTGCCTCTGCAAGGCTGAAGGAAGGTTGCCTGAACCAAAaggatcccaaattccccacaaCAGTGAACGTTGACATTCAGATCAGCAACTCAGATCATGCCTTTGGGATGGTCCATGATGTCAGGAACAGGTCTCTTGCTCCCTGGGATTACAG GCTGGACGAGGATCCCAACCGCTTCCCGCGGGTGATTGCCAACGCCCGGTGCCGCCTGTCGGGCTGTGTGAGCCCCCAGGGGCAGGAGGACCACGGCCTCAACTCGGTGCCCATCAGGCAGGAGATCCTGGTGctgcggcgggagcggcgcggctGCGTCCCCTCCTACCGCCTGGAGAAGAGGATCGTCACCGTGGGCTGCACCTGCGTCACCCCCGTCATCCAGCACCAGTCCTAG